Proteins encoded in a region of the Zea mays cultivar B73 chromosome 2, Zm-B73-REFERENCE-NAM-5.0, whole genome shotgun sequence genome:
- the LOC100384128 gene encoding putative WRKY transcription factor 34 isoform X2: protein MSGASNYGSLIDEWLLPPTPSPRTLMSSFLNEEFSSAPFSGPHDQSEKSREVLNSSDEVPSHAVKGPFQNGFPNLFSAKSNSNGGLAERRAARAGFSVPKIDTSRVGSSTVIRSPVSIPPGLSPTTLLESPVFLYNKMAQPSPTTGTLPFLMATNDKSTISPAAKITEDSTFDNDVFSFQPHLGSEQTGFSTAEKDYGAYERKQSLSNIHQQESSLQSSFTAVKDNTSATIVKAKPSSSSMFSDSHYSADQQQADETNIKVQGKGVEARSAAFAPVSAHSDASLLESQEALDVSSTLSNEEDERATHGTVSIECDGDEADAVSKRRKLELDALEATATATTSTTNTIDMGPAASRAVREPRVVVQTTSEVDILDDGYRWRKYGQKVVKGNPNPRSYYKCTNPGCSVRKHVERASHDLKSVITTYEGKHNHEVPAARNSGQGSSSAPSASQAVGSHRRQEPAQASFAHFGTASFSSFGLPPSGQLGPTTGNFGFGMVPPGMTIPVPSLGSLAPVKMVGNSSTMQGYPGLMVPGEPKAEPVSQPLIQMANASPPAYQQILSRPPFGHQM from the exons ATGTCCGGCGCAAGTAACTATGGATCCCTCATCGATGAATGGTTGCTGCCCCCTACACCAagcccaagaactctcatgtctagcTTCCTGAATGAAGAATTCAGCTCTGCGCCATTCTCTGGTCCCCATGATCAATCTGAAAAGAGCAGAGAAGTTTTGAATTCGAGCGATGAGGTTCCTTCACATGCTGTCAAAGGCCCATTTCAAAATGGTTTCCCAAATTTGTTCAGTGCTAAATCAAACTCCAATGGTGGTTTGGCGGAGCGCAGGGCTGCGAGAGCAGGTTTCAGTGTCCCGAAAATTGATACTTCTCGAGTTGGTTCATCCACAGTTATTCGATCTCCTGTGTCAATTCCACCTGGTCTAAGTCCAACTACACTTCTTGAGTCTCCTGTTTTTCTTTACAATAAAATG GCACAACCGTCTCCAACCACTGGCACATTGCCATTTTTGATGGCTACGAATGATAAGTCAACAATATCACCAGCTGCCAAGATAACTGAAGATTCTACATTTGATAATGATGTGTTTTCTTTCCAACCCCACTTAGGTTCTGAACAAACAGGGTTCTCTACTGCAGAAAAG GACTATGGTGCCTATGAGAGAAAGCAGTCCTTGTCGAATATTCATCAGCAGGAATCCAGTCTCCAGTCAAGCTTTACCGCAGTCAAGGATAACACTAGTGCAACAATTGTTAAAGCGAAGCCATCTTCTAGTTCCATGTTCAGTGATAGTCACTATTCAGCTGATCAACAGCAAGCTGACGAGACAAACATAAAGGTGCAAGGCAAAGGTGTGGAGGCTAGATCAGCTGCTTTTGCTCCTGTATCAGCGCACAGTGATGCATCTCTCCTGGAGTCTCAAGAAGCACTTGATGTCTCCTCAACACTGTCTAATGAAGAGGACGAGAGGGCAACGCATGGCACTGTTTCTATAGAGTGTGATGGTGATGAAGCTGATGCTGTATCTAAAAGAAG GAAGCTGGAACTAGATGCTTTAgaagctactgctactgctactacctccaccaccaataccaTCGACATGGGGCCTGCAGCCTCAAGAGCTGTCCGGGAGCCTAGGGTTGTTGTTCAGACCACAAGTGAGGTTGACATTCTTGACGACGGTTATCGGTGGCGCAAGTATGGGCAGAAGGTTGTTAAGGGCAATCCAAATCCAAG GAGCTACTACAAATGTACAAACCCGGGCTGTTCAGTgcgcaagcatgtggaaagagcaTCACACGATCTGAAATCAGTCATCACAACGTATGAGGGAAAGCACAACCATGAAGTTCCAGCAGCCAGAAATAGTGGGCAAGGCAGTTCCAGCGCTCCATCTGCATCACAAGCTGTTGGTTCTCATCGTAGGCAAGAACCTGCACAGGCCAGCTTTGCTCACTTTGGTACGGCCTCTTTCAGCTCGTTCGGTCTCCCACCGAGTGGTCAGTTGGGACCAACAACTGGCAATTTCGGCTTCGGGATGGTTCCGCCAGGCATGACGATCCCAGTGCCCTCTCTAGGATCACTTGCCCCTGTAAAGATGGTTGGAAATTCATCAACTATGCAGGGCTACCCAGGGCTTATGGTGCCGGGAGAACCAAAGGCAGAGCCTGTCTCGCAACCACTTATCCAAATGGCAAATGCATCTCCACCAGCTTACCAACAGATATTGAGCAGGCCTCCTTTCGGTCATCAGATGTAA
- the LOC100384128 gene encoding putative WRKY transcription factor 34 (The RefSeq protein has 1 substitution compared to this genomic sequence), producing the protein MSGASNYGSLIDEWLLPPTPSPRTLMSSFLNEEFSSAPFSGPHDQSEKSREVLNSSDEVPSHAVKGPFQNGFPNLFSAKSNSNGGLAERRAARAGFSVPKIDTSRVGSSTVIRSPVSIPPGLSPTTLLESPVFLYNKMAQPSPTTGTLPFLMATNDKSTISPAAKITEDSTFDNDVFSFQPHLGSEQTGFSTAEKDYGAYERKQSLSNIHQQESSLQSSFTAVKDNTSATIVKAKPSSSSMFSDSHYSADQQQADETNIKVQGKGVEARSAAFAPVSAHSDASLLESQEALDVSSTLSNEEDERATHGTVSIECDGDEADAVSKRRKLELDALEATATATTSTTSTIDMGPAASRAVREPRVVVQTTSEVDILDDGYRWRKYGQKVVKGNPNPRSYYKCTNPGCSVRKHVERASHDLKSVITTYEGKHNHEVPAARNSGQGSSSAPSASQAVGSHRRQEPAQASFAHFGTASFSSFGLPPSGQLGPTTGNFGFGMVPPGMTIPVPSLGSLAPVKMVGNSSTMQGYPGLMVPGEPKAEPVSQPLIQMANASPPAYQQILSRPPFGHQM; encoded by the exons ATGTCCGGCGCAAGTAACTATGGATCCCTCATCGATGAATGGTTGCTGCCCCCTACACCAagcccaagaactctcatgtctagcTTCCTGAATGAAGAATTCAGCTCTGCGCCATTCTCTGGTCCCCATGATCAATCTGAAAAGAGCAGAGAAGTTTTGAATTCGAGCGATGAGGTTCCTTCACATGCTGTCAAAGGCCCATTTCAAAATGGTTTCCCAAATTTGTTCAGTGCTAAATCAAACTCCAATGGTGGTTTGGCGGAGCGCAGGGCTGCGAGAGCAGGTTTCAGTGTCCCGAAAATTGATACTTCTCGAGTTGGTTCATCCACAGTTATTCGATCTCCTGTGTCAATTCCACCTGGTCTAAGTCCAACTACACTTCTTGAGTCTCCTGTTTTTCTTTACAATAAAATG GCACAACCGTCTCCAACCACTGGCACATTGCCATTTTTGATGGCTACGAATGATAAGTCAACAATATCACCAGCTGCCAAGATAACTGAAGATTCTACATTTGATAATGATGTGTTTTCTTTCCAACCCCACTTAGGTTCTGAACAAACAGGGTTCTCTACTGCAGAAAAG GACTATGGTGCCTATGAGAGAAAGCAGTCCTTGTCGAATATTCATCAGCAGGAATCCAGTCTCCAGTCAAGCTTTACCGCAGTCAAGGATAACACTAGTGCAACAATTGTTAAAGCGAAGCCATCTTCTAGTTCCATGTTCAGTGATAGTCACTATTCAGCTGATCAACAGCAAGCTGACGAGACAAACATAAAGGTGCAAGGCAAAGGTGTGGAGGCTAGATCAGCTGCTTTTGCTCCTGTATCAGCGCACAGTGATGCATCTCTCCTGGAGTCTCAAGAAGCACTTGATGTCTCCTCAACACTGTCTAATGAAGAGGACGAGAGGGCAACGCATGGCACTGTTTCTATAGAGTGTGATGGTGATGAAGCTGATGCTGTATCTAAAAGAAG GAAGCTGGAACTAGATGCTTTAgaagctactgctactgctactacctccaccaccaataccaTCGACATGGGGCCTGCAGCCTCAAGAGCTGTCCGGGAGCCTAGGGTTGTTGTTCAGACCACAAGTGAGGTTGACATTCTTGACGACGGTTATCGGTGGCGCAAGTATGGGCAGAAGGTTGTTAAGGGCAATCCAAATCCAAG GAGCTACTACAAATGTACAAACCCGGGCTGTTCAGTgcgcaagcatgtggaaagagcaTCACACGATCTGAAATCAGTCATCACAACGTATGAGGGAAAGCACAACCATGAAGTTCCAGCAGCCAGAAATAGTGGGCAAGGCAGTTCCAGCGCTCCATCTGCATCACAAGCTGTTGGTTCTCATCGTAGGCAAGAACCTGCACAGGCCAGCTTTGCTCACTTTGGTACGGCCTCTTTCAGCTCGTTCGGTCTCCCACCGAGTGGTCAGTTGGGACCAACAACTGGCAATTTCGGCTTCGGGATGGTTCCGCCAGGCATGACGATCCCAGTGCCCTCTCTAGGATCACTTGCCCCTGTAAAGATGGTTGGAAATTCATCAACTATGCAGGGCTACCCAGGGCTTATGGTGCCGGGAGAACCAAAGGCAGAGCCTGTCTCGCAACCACTTATCCAAATGGCAAATGCATCTCCACCAGCTTACCAACAGATATTGAGCAGGCCTCCTTTCGGTCATCAGATGTAA
- the LOC100384128 gene encoding putative WRKY transcription factor 34 isoform X1, with protein sequence MSGASNYGSLIDEWLLPPTPSPRTLMSSFLNEEFSSAPFSGPHDQSEKSREVLNSSDEVPSHAVKGPFQNGFPNLFSAKSNSNGGLAERRAARAGFSVPKIDTSRVGSSTVIRSPVSIPPGLSPTTLLESPVFLYNKMAQPSPTTGTLPFLMATNDKSTISPAAKITEDSTFDNDVFSFQPHLGSEQTGFSTAEKKNVFYLQDYGAYERKQSLSNIHQQESSLQSSFTAVKDNTSATIVKAKPSSSSMFSDSHYSADQQQADETNIKVQGKGVEARSAAFAPVSAHSDASLLESQEALDVSSTLSNEEDERATHGTVSIECDGDEADAVSKRRKLELDALEATATATTSTTNTIDMGPAASRAVREPRVVVQTTSEVDILDDGYRWRKYGQKVVKGNPNPRSYYKCTNPGCSVRKHVERASHDLKSVITTYEGKHNHEVPAARNSGQGSSSAPSASQAVGSHRRQEPAQASFAHFGTASFSSFGLPPSGQLGPTTGNFGFGMVPPGMTIPVPSLGSLAPVKMVGNSSTMQGYPGLMVPGEPKAEPVSQPLIQMANASPPAYQQILSRPPFGHQM encoded by the exons ATGTCCGGCGCAAGTAACTATGGATCCCTCATCGATGAATGGTTGCTGCCCCCTACACCAagcccaagaactctcatgtctagcTTCCTGAATGAAGAATTCAGCTCTGCGCCATTCTCTGGTCCCCATGATCAATCTGAAAAGAGCAGAGAAGTTTTGAATTCGAGCGATGAGGTTCCTTCACATGCTGTCAAAGGCCCATTTCAAAATGGTTTCCCAAATTTGTTCAGTGCTAAATCAAACTCCAATGGTGGTTTGGCGGAGCGCAGGGCTGCGAGAGCAGGTTTCAGTGTCCCGAAAATTGATACTTCTCGAGTTGGTTCATCCACAGTTATTCGATCTCCTGTGTCAATTCCACCTGGTCTAAGTCCAACTACACTTCTTGAGTCTCCTGTTTTTCTTTACAATAAAATG GCACAACCGTCTCCAACCACTGGCACATTGCCATTTTTGATGGCTACGAATGATAAGTCAACAATATCACCAGCTGCCAAGATAACTGAAGATTCTACATTTGATAATGATGTGTTTTCTTTCCAACCCCACTTAGGTTCTGAACAAACAGGGTTCTCTACTGCAGAAAAG AAAAATGTTTTTTATCTACAGGACTATGGTGCCTATGAGAGAAAGCAGTCCTTGTCGAATATTCATCAGCAGGAATCCAGTCTCCAGTCAAGCTTTACCGCAGTCAAGGATAACACTAGTGCAACAATTGTTAAAGCGAAGCCATCTTCTAGTTCCATGTTCAGTGATAGTCACTATTCAGCTGATCAACAGCAAGCTGACGAGACAAACATAAAGGTGCAAGGCAAAGGTGTGGAGGCTAGATCAGCTGCTTTTGCTCCTGTATCAGCGCACAGTGATGCATCTCTCCTGGAGTCTCAAGAAGCACTTGATGTCTCCTCAACACTGTCTAATGAAGAGGACGAGAGGGCAACGCATGGCACTGTTTCTATAGAGTGTGATGGTGATGAAGCTGATGCTGTATCTAAAAGAAG GAAGCTGGAACTAGATGCTTTAgaagctactgctactgctactacctccaccaccaataccaTCGACATGGGGCCTGCAGCCTCAAGAGCTGTCCGGGAGCCTAGGGTTGTTGTTCAGACCACAAGTGAGGTTGACATTCTTGACGACGGTTATCGGTGGCGCAAGTATGGGCAGAAGGTTGTTAAGGGCAATCCAAATCCAAG GAGCTACTACAAATGTACAAACCCGGGCTGTTCAGTgcgcaagcatgtggaaagagcaTCACACGATCTGAAATCAGTCATCACAACGTATGAGGGAAAGCACAACCATGAAGTTCCAGCAGCCAGAAATAGTGGGCAAGGCAGTTCCAGCGCTCCATCTGCATCACAAGCTGTTGGTTCTCATCGTAGGCAAGAACCTGCACAGGCCAGCTTTGCTCACTTTGGTACGGCCTCTTTCAGCTCGTTCGGTCTCCCACCGAGTGGTCAGTTGGGACCAACAACTGGCAATTTCGGCTTCGGGATGGTTCCGCCAGGCATGACGATCCCAGTGCCCTCTCTAGGATCACTTGCCCCTGTAAAGATGGTTGGAAATTCATCAACTATGCAGGGCTACCCAGGGCTTATGGTGCCGGGAGAACCAAAGGCAGAGCCTGTCTCGCAACCACTTATCCAAATGGCAAATGCATCTCCACCAGCTTACCAACAGATATTGAGCAGGCCTCCTTTCGGTCATCAGATGTAA